The Thalassotalea piscium sequence TCAGTCATTCTAAGGATTCGGCCTAAAATTTGTCTAAAATGCATTTCTGTTTTGATATTGGTCAGGTGACAGCAAACCTGCAATCGGGGGATATTCGTTCCCTCGCTGATCATCCCTACGGAAATTATCCATTTAGTTTGTGCATGTCTAAATTGTTGGATAATACTCGTTGGCTCATTTTCTCGATAAGTCACAACAACAGCATCTTCGTTAAAATAGGTTTTCATGAATGCTGATATTTGTCTCGCATGCTCAACAGACGACGCAACAATTAATCCTGCAGCTTCAGCGTTTTTAACCCTAATTGAATCTAGTTTTTTTTGTGCTGATGAAATTATGTATTTAATGACTTTTTCATTCTCAATAATCTCTTGATAGGGAATTATTGATTGCGATAATAAACACTTAAAGCTAGTAAATGTTTTCGTTTCTTCAATATCAACCACTGAAATATTATTATTATCCACCGCAATTATCTGTGGAACACGACAAACATCGTCCGTAATAGCCTGCGAAAGTCCATAAACATAATCACATGTTATTTTATTGCTCGGATGCATGTAGTTTGAAAGAACAATTGGGGCAGCATCTGAGCGCCAAGGAGTTCCTGTTAACGCCAATGTATATTTGGCCTTATCTTGAATATTTAATATTATTTGCTCGCCCCATGCATTTGCATTATCAATAGTCGAGCCAGCACAATGGTGGATCTCATCAAAAATAACGAACACTCGGTACCTTTCAAATAACTGCCAAAAATTGGCATCGAGATACTGCAAGCTTTGGTAGGTAAGTGAGTGTCCTTTTGCCCCTAGTAAACCATCAAACCGTTCGTTAATTCTTACCTGTAAACTTTGACTGAAATCTTGAGATACAATGGATGAAGGTGAAAAACAAATAATTAGATCAACTAAGTTGTTTTTTAACAACCTATCGCCCAATTCAGATGCCATCAAGGTTTTACCCGCGCCAGGTGTTGCTAAAGTTAAAAAGTGGCTATCGCCATTTAAGTACTGTTTTAAGGCTTTATTGATACAACTAACTTGCCATTGTCTTAATTGCATTTTATCTATTTGCCACTTTCATTGATCAACTTTTCTACCGCTTTAATTTGTCCGAGCAACCTAGAGTTTTGTTCACGTGCATTGTTGTATTTTGGTTGTAAAAGCTCATATAGATTAGGGAAATCATCACAAAGTTTCTTATATTCATAAGACTCTCCATAACTGATAAGCAGCTCATTTTTATAATGATTTAAACGCTCCCGCAGAGATACTTGTATTGGTTTATCTGATGAATTAGTTTGGCTATTATCATTACATTCTTCAAGAGAGCTATAAGTAATTTCACTCACATTAAATAAACTTGTTTTAATGAACGTTGTGATCTCTTTTTTCTTTGACACCGTTTTTCTGAGCCAACCATTATTTACTAATTTAACTAGCTCTGCATAAACAAATCGGCGTGCATCACTGGGAATTAAGTTTTTATCTGGATGTATAGTTATATATGCAGCTCTTAGCTCTACAGCAGAAAAATGGTCAAAATTAGGGGCTGATATAATTTGCCCCAGTAATCTGTTTAGTTTCATTTGATATCCAAGAGAATTATTAAGGAAAATTTATTGCAGATTAAGTTTCAATATTTCACTGCCAAACTAAAATACCGATTATATTCGGTGGAGTTAATAACTGCAACTATAGATAGTTTGTCTTCTCTTTGGAGGAGATTAATGGAAAGTAGAACATTAGCTATCGAATTTGGTAAAAGAGTAAGAAATAAGCGTAAAGCTCTTGGAATTACTCAAGAGAATTTAGCGCTCCTTTGTAAGTTTGATCGAACTTACGGAGGTATAATTGAAAGAGGAGAAGTAAATATTACCCTTGAAAAAGTTTATCGACTTGCTGCTGTATTAGAGTGTGATGTAACTGATTTGCTACCTTAATTATTGATACTCGTACTTCGAACTTTGTAATCACTCAACAGTGTATTTTTATTATAGATATTTGAAGGCTTTGGGCTCTGAAAAAACTCTTGATATTAACATATCATCTTGAGACATGGCATTTGAGTTATATCTTGAATTTTCTACAACCTCAGATATTTCGATATCGTTCATTTCCTGATCAAATGGATTGTTCTTTATATTTTTCCCATAAATAGCATCGTAGGCATCTTTGAAACATTCTTTATCTAGTTCTGTTTTATCTTTTAGAAAAGACATTTTTATTGCTTCTAATAACAAATGCTTTAGTGCTCTGTTTTCACCACGGCAAGCAGAAAAGATAGCGATTGATAAATGAGGCTCTTCAAGCTTAGGTGTTTGTTCAAAAGGCATTTTCTTAGCTAGCCCCATTAAATATTGAAGGTAATACTTTCGCTTATTTTTTAAACTAAAATATTCAAGAGTTCTTCTTCTAATAAGTCTAGAAGACCATTGTGGTTCTTCTGCTATTTGTTCGGAGGAAGGCATTCCAACTAAAACTATAGGAACTTTGGCTTCCTCACTTACAAATTTCAAAGCATTAGCGATAACCTGTCTTTCTTTTGTTGATTTGAATTCAATTAACTCCTGAAATTCATTAATAATTAATAATTCTACTTCTGCACGAACAAAATTATCTACAACCTTTTTGATTAGGTCATTGTCGTGACCTTTTGTTCCCCTATATTTAGCTCCAAATAGTTCAAGGTCTGCCAAAATTTGAATAAGTGTACTACTTAAGCCCCTAGTACTCGATATTCTACTTACTAGAACTGGTACTTTTTGACTATTGGTATTCAGCGTTGCTAATGAGCGTTTTTTGTAATGATTGATTAAATGACTCTTACCAACCCCGGTATCACCAATAAGAAGCATACATTGTTGATCAGACTGAAAAGTTCTATTTTGCCTTAAGTCGTCAAAATCTTGAAAGATTTCTTTTACTTGAGGGTGTTCAACCAAACATTCACTAAAATTTTTTAATAGTTCACTTTCATTTAAAGTTAAAGCTCTCATTCAAAAGCCTCAAGATCATCACACCATGAATCAATTATACTTGAAGTAAAACGAGTCTTATCGCCACTTAATAG is a genomic window containing:
- a CDS encoding helix-turn-helix domain-containing protein yields the protein MESRTLAIEFGKRVRNKRKALGITQENLALLCKFDRTYGGIIERGEVNITLEKVYRLAAVLECDVTDLLP
- a CDS encoding TniB family NTP-binding protein; translated protein: MRALTLNESELLKNFSECLVEHPQVKEIFQDFDDLRQNRTFQSDQQCMLLIGDTGVGKSHLINHYKKRSLATLNTNSQKVPVLVSRISSTRGLSSTLIQILADLELFGAKYRGTKGHDNDLIKKVVDNFVRAEVELLIINEFQELIEFKSTKERQVIANALKFVSEEAKVPIVLVGMPSSEQIAEEPQWSSRLIRRRTLEYFSLKNKRKYYLQYLMGLAKKMPFEQTPKLEEPHLSIAIFSACRGENRALKHLLLEAIKMSFLKDKTELDKECFKDAYDAIYGKNIKNNPFDQEMNDIEISEVVENSRYNSNAMSQDDMLISRVFSEPKAFKYL
- a CDS encoding DEAD/DEAH box helicase yields the protein MQLRQWQVSCINKALKQYLNGDSHFLTLATPGAGKTLMASELGDRLLKNNLVDLIICFSPSSIVSQDFSQSLQVRINERFDGLLGAKGHSLTYQSLQYLDANFWQLFERYRVFVIFDEIHHCAGSTIDNANAWGEQIILNIQDKAKYTLALTGTPWRSDAAPIVLSNYMHPSNKITCDYVYGLSQAITDDVCRVPQIIAVDNNNISVVDIEETKTFTSFKCLLSQSIIPYQEIIENEKVIKYIISSAQKKLDSIRVKNAEAAGLIVASSVEHARQISAFMKTYFNEDAVVVTYRENEPTSIIQQFRHAQTKWIISVGMISEGTNIPRLQVCCHLTNIKTEMHFRQILGRILRMTDSTNQEAVMFMPAEPKLLEYAYRVKQDVPFEADVVKFEKMKARVEKLDGDEDPEAVIFDKAMKVGSGKTLKVSEFNTAIDHQTFKENSDIVEEHFLTSSYEKVVNIFGRFQQEAIALGLSELR